The following are encoded together in the Pseudidiomarina andamanensis genome:
- the cysZ gene encoding sulfate transporter CysZ, which translates to MHVYSEFGGSYIQRGFELAFQKGLRRYVLIPLTINIVLFSVAIYATFHYTTIGVEKLMAWLPGYLYWLEVLLWPLIVIGIVLIFALTFTSVANIIASPFNSLLAEQVEIRLTGKGPIDGGVAGMVRDIPRIIGRELQKIIYFIPRILGFGLLLLFVPIIGQILWFLFSGWMMTIQYADYPFDNHKIPFRTMRHELWRRSGKSLSFGCIVAVLASIPLVNLVMIPLAVCGATAMWVDHIQSAMNRSSNHSLT; encoded by the coding sequence ATGCACGTTTACAGTGAGTTTGGCGGTAGCTACATACAGAGAGGCTTTGAGCTTGCCTTCCAAAAGGGACTACGCCGTTACGTATTAATACCACTTACTATTAATATCGTTCTATTTAGTGTCGCTATTTACGCTACGTTCCATTACACAACGATTGGTGTTGAGAAGCTTATGGCCTGGTTGCCAGGTTACTTATATTGGTTAGAGGTACTTTTGTGGCCATTGATTGTGATTGGAATTGTGCTGATTTTTGCACTGACTTTTACCAGCGTGGCCAATATCATCGCCTCGCCCTTTAACAGTCTTTTAGCTGAACAAGTCGAGATTAGATTAACTGGCAAAGGCCCAATTGACGGCGGTGTGGCTGGGATGGTTCGAGATATTCCACGAATTATCGGACGCGAGCTTCAAAAGATTATTTATTTCATTCCCCGTATTCTTGGGTTCGGTTTATTACTTTTATTTGTCCCGATTATTGGTCAGATTCTATGGTTTCTTTTTAGTGGTTGGATGATGACCATTCAATATGCCGACTACCCATTTGATAACCACAAAATTCCGTTCCGAACCATGCGTCACGAATTATGGCGTCGCTCTGGAAAGAGTTTATCGTTCGGTTGTATTGTTGCCGTATTGGCAAGTATTCCGCTAGTAAACTTAGTGATGATACCCTTAGCAGTATGCGGTGCGACCGCAATGTGGGTAGATCACATTCAATCTGCGATGAATAGATCTAGCAATCATTCTTTAACATGA
- the rimO gene encoding 30S ribosomal protein S12 methylthiotransferase RimO — protein MTVEKFQPAAVTNDSAARIGFVSLGCPKNLVDSERILTQLRTEGYDIVNSYNNADMVIVNTCGFIDSAVQESLDAIGEALNENGKVIVTGCLGAKDDEIREVHPNVLAITGPHAYEEVMGHVHQYVPKPTKIPFENLVPETGVKLTPRHFAYLKISEGCNHRCTFCIIPSMRGDLVSRPIGDVLSEAQRLANAGVKELLVISQDTSAYGVDVKHKTGFWEGQPVKTSMLALCEALGQLGVWVRLHYVYPYPSVDDVIPLMAEGKLLPYLDIPLQHANKRILKLMKRPGSADRTLERIRKWREICPDLTIRSTFIVGFPSETEEEFEELLQFLRDAQLDRVGCFTYSDVEGAKANELPDPVPEEVKQQRYARFMEVQQEISAARLQAKIGRTLSVLIDEVDEEGAIGRSYADAPEIDGLVYLNGEFNVQPGDRVDVLIEHADEYDLWGTVQR, from the coding sequence ATGACCGTTGAAAAATTCCAGCCTGCCGCCGTGACTAATGACTCAGCTGCGCGGATTGGCTTCGTCAGCTTAGGCTGCCCGAAAAACCTCGTCGATTCTGAACGAATTCTTACCCAACTTCGTACCGAAGGCTACGACATTGTAAACAGCTACAACAACGCCGATATGGTTATTGTGAACACTTGTGGCTTTATCGATTCTGCCGTACAAGAATCACTCGATGCGATTGGTGAAGCACTCAACGAAAATGGCAAAGTGATTGTCACTGGCTGCCTTGGCGCAAAGGACGATGAAATTCGAGAAGTACACCCGAACGTCTTGGCTATTACCGGCCCTCATGCCTATGAAGAAGTCATGGGGCACGTACATCAGTACGTACCAAAACCAACGAAAATCCCTTTTGAGAACCTCGTTCCTGAAACCGGTGTGAAACTTACACCGCGTCATTTTGCCTACTTAAAGATCTCTGAGGGCTGTAACCACCGCTGCACGTTCTGCATCATTCCAAGCATGCGCGGCGATCTTGTCAGTCGACCTATCGGTGATGTATTAAGCGAAGCACAGCGTCTTGCGAATGCCGGCGTGAAAGAATTACTAGTCATTTCACAAGATACCAGTGCTTATGGCGTTGATGTGAAACACAAAACTGGGTTTTGGGAAGGTCAACCGGTTAAAACGAGCATGCTTGCGCTGTGCGAAGCGCTTGGACAACTCGGAGTTTGGGTTCGTCTACATTACGTTTACCCGTACCCAAGTGTGGATGACGTGATTCCATTAATGGCAGAGGGTAAATTACTCCCCTACTTAGATATTCCATTGCAGCATGCCAATAAACGCATTCTCAAACTGATGAAGCGCCCAGGCTCAGCTGATCGCACATTAGAGCGCATTCGCAAATGGCGTGAAATTTGTCCGGATTTAACCATTCGCAGTACCTTCATTGTTGGTTTCCCTAGTGAAACTGAAGAAGAGTTTGAAGAGCTATTACAATTTTTACGTGATGCGCAGCTTGATCGCGTTGGTTGTTTCACCTACTCCGATGTTGAAGGTGCTAAGGCCAACGAATTGCCTGACCCGGTTCCAGAAGAAGTGAAACAGCAACGCTATGCGCGATTTATGGAAGTTCAGCAAGAAATTAGTGCCGCACGCCTACAGGCCAAGATTGGCCGCACACTGAGCGTATTAATTGATGAAGTGGATGAAGAAGGCGCTATTGGTCGCAGCTATGCCGATGCACCTGAAATTGATGGCTTAGTCTATTTAAATGGCGAATTTAACGTGCAACCCGGTGACCGAGTCGATGTATTGATTGAACACGCCGATGAATACGACTTATGGGGTACGGTGCAACGCTAA
- the rnk gene encoding nucleoside diphosphate kinase regulator, translating into MNQPPEITITKKDLGQIETLLASTKPLPDCADELEGELARANVVSNDALPENVVALGSQVTFKIIATAATFTKVLCLPSEVNQIDGGISVFAPIGAAILGLSEGQQIDWDSPRGQQRIEIIEVAHN; encoded by the coding sequence ATGAATCAACCACCAGAAATTACGATTACGAAAAAAGATTTGGGTCAAATTGAGACATTGCTGGCATCAACGAAGCCTTTACCAGACTGTGCAGATGAATTAGAAGGGGAGCTCGCTCGAGCAAACGTTGTCTCGAATGATGCATTGCCAGAAAATGTTGTCGCGCTTGGTAGTCAGGTTACCTTTAAGATTATCGCAACTGCTGCAACCTTTACCAAAGTGTTGTGCTTACCTTCTGAAGTTAACCAAATCGATGGCGGAATCTCGGTCTTCGCACCAATAGGCGCTGCTATTCTTGGTTTATCGGAAGGACAGCAGATTGATTGGGACAGTCCAAGAGGTCAGCAGCGTATTGAAATTATTGAAGTAGCGCACAATTAA